A segment of the Candidatus Binatia bacterium genome:
TGACCCTTGAGGCCGATCTTGTCGAGATTGCGACCGCGCTCGAAGCCGGGGCGATCGCCTTCGAGGAGGATCAGGCTCATGCCCGCGAGCCGCTGACGACAGACGAGATGGAACCCGTTCGCCGCTGGATTCAGGCGGGAGCGCCCGAGGGGGGTACGGTCCTCGAGAGGGAAGAGCTGGTCGATGGGTGCCTCCCGAAGCCGCAGCCGATCTCGATCGAGCCCCTCGAGCCGCCCGCGCCGGACGCCGGCTTTCAGATGGCGATGCCGCCCTGGTCTCTCGCCGCGGGTTCGGAGAACGAAGTATGCTTCGCAACCTGGGCCGACTCCTCGGATCAGGTGCCCGACGAGTTCAAGTCCGAGGACGGGAACCACTTCTACTACAAGGCGTTCGAGGTTCGGCAGGATCCCGCGAGTCATCACCTCGTCCTGCACGCACCGGTGCAGACGTTGTCGGCCGGAGAGTACGTCGATCCGTCGCGGGTGAACGGTTGGGCCCGCATGGGCGGCGCGAACGAAGGGCAGACGTCTGACTCTCTCGACGACCCGTGCCGCGAGGGCATCTGTGCCAGCCGGATCGAGGAGGTGAGTGGGTGCACGCAGTACAACAACGCTCGTGACCTGCTCCTCTTCTGAAATTCGCATGCGTTCAACCTCACGACGACCGACCTGAAGCTGAACAGTCGGGCCAACTTCGAGTTCGCGACCGAACGCGAGTACGCTCTTCGAAACTTAGGTGGTTTCATCAATAGCGTCGGCATTCAGCGCCTCATCGCGGAGGGCACGGCGCCGTATGCGGAAACGCCGATGTGCGACGAGTTCATCCTGCCCAAAGGGGCGCGCGTGACGTCGCTCAACTCTCATACGCACCCGCGCGGCGTTCACTTCTGGTACGAGCTGCCAAGCGGCGAGCACGTGTACGACGTCGGCTGCGACGACGCAGCCTGCGACTCGTCTCGCTAGCTGCGGGCGACGGCGTCTGGGATGCCTGTCAGATCATGGGCGGCGTCACGACTGAGAACGAGATGTTTGGCGCCGATATCAGCTACTACGTTCAGTAGATCCTAGCCTGTATGCGTGACGCGCGGTGGTGCCGCCGCCGTCACGCCTGCGGAAATTCATCCGGCTTCGCCGATGAGCATCCACGCTCCGATCGCGATGAAGCTGACCGCCGCAATCCGTTGCAGGACTTCGGGGGACACCCACCGCGTGACGACGCTCCCCCCGAGGACCCCGAGCAGCGTCACTGCCACCAG
Coding sequences within it:
- a CDS encoding TMEM165/GDT1 family protein → MDWNTTLSTFGLIFLAEIGDKTQLATVTMVARTGAPGAVFLGASLALVAVTLLGVLGGSVVTRWVSPEVLQRIAAVSFIAIGAWMLIGEAG